The following proteins come from a genomic window of Aquimarina sp. MAR_2010_214:
- a CDS encoding HNH endonuclease encodes MKVTKELVHITYDIAKEVYEGKISRKEGVEIIVGDGRMNPNSVADFIHNLKCLLDGKKFTRTNNTYSMEYFFEKIYKDYGIKGLSNALRALNLHIKYYEGYQDVTMHSMRKIYSKYLKIYVDNPDQDEQQEITTILQKENKTKLQLAQELKNLKPTDPEFIVINSKSYKRDNVTIAKIKELRDYKCQICSHSIKKKDGSYYIEAAHIEPKHLGGNELPNNIILLCPNHHKEFDYGETKIIERTYEFVKFELNGKIHTITLKIDL; translated from the coding sequence ATGAAAGTTACCAAAGAATTAGTACATATTACTTATGATATAGCAAAAGAAGTCTACGAAGGTAAAATTAGCAGAAAAGAAGGTGTTGAAATAATTGTAGGTGATGGCAGAATGAACCCAAATAGTGTTGCGGATTTTATTCACAATCTCAAATGTCTATTAGATGGTAAAAAGTTTACTAGAACCAATAACACCTACTCTATGGAATATTTCTTTGAGAAAATCTATAAGGACTATGGTATTAAAGGGTTATCGAATGCTTTACGAGCATTAAACCTACATATTAAATACTATGAAGGTTACCAAGATGTTACTATGCATTCTATGCGTAAAATTTATTCCAAGTATCTTAAAATTTATGTAGATAATCCCGACCAAGATGAGCAACAAGAAATAACAACTATTTTACAAAAAGAAAATAAAACAAAACTGCAATTAGCCCAAGAGCTAAAAAATCTAAAACCTACCGATCCAGAATTCATTGTCATTAATAGCAAATCCTATAAAAGAGATAATGTAACTATCGCAAAAATAAAAGAACTACGAGATTATAAATGTCAAATCTGTTCTCATAGTATTAAAAAGAAAGACGGCTCGTATTACATCGAAGCAGCCCACATAGAACCAAAACACTTAGGAGGAAATGAATTGCCTAATAATATAATTTTACTATGCCCAAATCATCATAAAGAATTCGACTATGGTGAAACAAAAATTATAGAAAGAACCTATGAATTCGTTAAATTTGAACTCAATGGAAAAATTCATACCATCACATTGAAAATTGATTTATAA
- a CDS encoding histidinol-phosphate transaminase, whose translation MDTINRRQWLKNSLATSAGLSLFPLNAFSEINGDYYRTDHDNNNNAIRRLLYNENHLGPSKSVENIIKQVIFRSNRYSTFYEYDAKALKQLIAKQEGLKPENVLLGHGSFEPLIWAATHFGSKGEQIIVPSPTFDVIGLFARKIGAKVTPVEVDSDFKMNLTEMESRISSKTSLLTLCNPNNPTGTVIETERLKSFCRLVSDKTTVLVDEAYIHFMNSWRNKSMAPLIAEGKNVLVTRTFSKIYGLAGLRIGFMLGPESLIAEMEKKFTLGFPGNMPNSLSVASAITSLKDDVFLETSKNNNIETRNAFCNELEKLGFNYIRSEANFVYFDVKNFKAYKELMLKNKILLAGGWPTKSNWARVTMGSKDDISFLFDKMKGKKWL comes from the coding sequence ATGGATACAATAAATAGAAGACAATGGTTAAAAAACTCTTTGGCAACATCTGCAGGTTTAAGTCTATTTCCCTTGAATGCTTTTTCTGAAATTAACGGAGACTATTATAGAACAGATCACGATAATAACAATAATGCTATAAGAAGGTTACTTTACAATGAAAATCATCTTGGTCCGAGCAAAAGTGTAGAAAATATAATTAAGCAAGTTATATTTCGTAGCAATCGATACTCAACTTTTTATGAATATGATGCAAAAGCCTTAAAACAATTGATAGCAAAGCAAGAAGGCTTGAAGCCCGAGAATGTGCTACTAGGTCATGGATCTTTTGAACCCTTAATATGGGCAGCAACTCATTTTGGAAGTAAAGGAGAACAAATAATTGTTCCCAGTCCAACATTTGACGTAATTGGGCTTTTTGCCAGAAAGATTGGAGCAAAAGTCACACCAGTTGAAGTAGATTCAGATTTCAAAATGAATTTGACAGAAATGGAATCCAGAATTAGTTCTAAAACAAGTCTTTTAACTCTCTGTAATCCTAATAACCCGACAGGGACCGTCATAGAAACCGAAAGGTTAAAATCGTTTTGTAGGCTTGTATCTGATAAGACTACCGTACTTGTTGATGAAGCGTACATTCATTTTATGAACTCCTGGCGAAATAAATCAATGGCACCTCTCATTGCAGAAGGAAAAAATGTTCTTGTTACTCGTACTTTCTCTAAGATATATGGTTTAGCGGGTTTACGAATTGGTTTCATGTTAGGGCCAGAATCGCTTATAGCAGAAATGGAGAAAAAATTCACTTTAGGATTTCCTGGTAATATGCCTAATTCACTTAGCGTTGCATCCGCAATTACTTCATTAAAAGATGATGTCTTCTTAGAAACATCAAAGAATAACAATATCGAAACACGAAATGCATTTTGCAATGAACTTGAAAAACTTGGCTTCAATTACATTCGCAGTGAAGCTAACTTCGTATACTTTGATGTTAAAAACTTTAAAGCTTACAAAGAGCTTATGTTGAAGAATAAAATTTTGCTTGCCGGTGGTTGGCCAACGAAATCGAATTGGGCACGAGTAACTATGGGGTCTAAGGATGACATAAGTTTCTTATTTGATAAAATGAAAGGAAAGAAATGGTTATAA
- a CDS encoding sensor histidine kinase produces MGKDGGYPMTFLHELNSLFFKMAISYFLYLWFFPKKNKTKYVPLVLIGFVVNAFGYEFTDHFFHPEVHNFWLDFVSNTLTYLSFGVVFFTIYIVKNTYKKQLQIDRLIQEKQRAEIDVLKARVNPHFLFNTLNTIYANALKKDDKTPELILKLSDNFRYVLHQGQNEYVAIKKEIRHIKDYIHLQQERLANKVVVHFSEDIDELNQQIAPLLCIGFIENAFKYTSILKGNNHKIDINIQLKNKQFIFFCSNPFNKNAIEEIDLEWKESGVGIHNTKERLQLLYPLNHTLEIRKENSIFEVQLNVQL; encoded by the coding sequence ATGGGGAAAGATGGCGGTTATCCGATGACCTTTTTACATGAATTGAATTCGCTCTTCTTCAAAATGGCGATTTCATATTTTTTGTATCTCTGGTTTTTTCCAAAGAAAAACAAGACAAAATATGTTCCGTTAGTACTCATTGGTTTTGTTGTAAATGCATTTGGATATGAATTTACAGACCATTTTTTTCATCCAGAAGTACATAATTTTTGGTTAGATTTTGTATCCAATACATTGACTTATTTGAGTTTTGGAGTTGTTTTCTTTACCATTTACATTGTAAAGAATACCTATAAAAAGCAATTACAAATAGATAGATTAATACAAGAAAAACAACGTGCAGAAATCGACGTATTAAAGGCAAGGGTAAATCCACATTTTCTTTTCAATACGTTAAATACAATATATGCAAATGCCTTAAAGAAAGACGATAAAACACCTGAGCTTATTTTAAAACTCTCAGATAATTTTAGATACGTTTTGCACCAAGGTCAAAATGAATATGTAGCCATCAAAAAAGAAATACGACACATTAAAGATTATATACATCTACAGCAGGAACGATTGGCCAACAAGGTCGTTGTACATTTTTCTGAGGATATTGATGAGCTAAATCAACAAATAGCACCGCTGTTATGTATTGGTTTTATAGAAAATGCCTTTAAATACACCAGTATTTTAAAGGGAAATAACCACAAAATCGATATCAATATCCAACTAAAAAACAAACAATTCATCTTCTTTTGTAGTAATCCGTTTAATAAAAATGCCATAGAAGAAATTGATTTGGAATGGAAAGAAAGTGGTGTCGGTATTCACAATACAAAAGAACGCTTACAACTTTTATATCCTCTAAACCATACCTTAGAAATCCGAAAGGAAAACTCCATTTTTGAGGTACAATTGAATGTGCAACTATGA
- a CDS encoding AraC family transcriptional regulator, with translation MIIKLLIAIISGIGLGISLFFGIYLLRIKKVQNTILGILLIVLTLRITKSVFYNYIELPIFIKNLGLAANLAVGPLLYIYGYSLFIKTRIQFKSVIFHFIPSFIYVIFCDHIPNEINSNFWKLSYSFILVHSFSYVIASLFISQKRQITVNKKVREWYILLVLALCLVWIVYALIFIKLIPVYSAGVVAFSILMFIILFLAFDRKGIFDKNYKEKYHNSNITIEDGEVHLNRIRKLIEEDNLYLDPDLKLASLSSRLNLSPRDISMIINKHANKNFSSFINEYRIKKAKEFLSTSHPNTKILAIALDSGFNSLSSFNVAFKSFTQSTPSEYRLKNIT, from the coding sequence ATGATAATCAAATTATTAATAGCAATTATAAGTGGTATTGGACTTGGAATAAGTTTATTCTTTGGAATTTATTTACTTAGAATTAAAAAAGTCCAGAACACAATATTAGGAATATTACTTATCGTGCTAACTTTAAGGATTACCAAATCCGTTTTTTATAATTATATAGAGCTTCCAATTTTTATTAAGAACCTTGGATTAGCTGCAAATTTGGCAGTAGGCCCTTTATTATACATCTATGGATATTCACTCTTCATTAAAACAAGAATCCAATTCAAGTCAGTAATATTTCATTTTATTCCTAGTTTTATTTATGTGATTTTTTGTGATCATATCCCTAATGAAATTAATAGTAATTTTTGGAAATTAAGTTATAGTTTCATCTTAGTACATTCATTTTCTTATGTAATAGCAAGCCTGTTTATCTCTCAAAAAAGACAAATTACAGTTAACAAAAAAGTGAGAGAATGGTATATTCTATTGGTTTTGGCTCTTTGTTTAGTGTGGATAGTTTATGCTTTAATATTTATTAAGTTAATCCCCGTCTATTCTGCTGGTGTAGTTGCATTCTCAATCTTAATGTTTATTATTCTTTTTTTAGCTTTCGATAGAAAAGGAATATTTGACAAAAACTATAAAGAAAAATATCATAATTCGAATATTACTATAGAAGATGGTGAGGTCCACCTAAACCGGATAAGAAAGTTAATAGAGGAGGATAATCTTTATTTAGATCCTGATTTAAAATTAGCATCTTTATCTTCCAGGCTTAATTTATCTCCTAGAGATATTTCTATGATAATAAATAAACACGCCAACAAAAATTTTTCAAGTTTCATCAATGAATATAGAATAAAAAAGGCAAAGGAGTTTCTAAGTACCAGTCATCCAAACACAAAAATTTTAGCTATTGCTTTAGATTCAGGTTTCAACAGTCTTTCTTCTTTTAATGTGGCATTCAAGTCATTTACACAATCTACACCATCTGAATATCGATTAAAAAATATTACCTGA
- a CDS encoding M48 family metallopeptidase yields the protein MSILKNVVLATITVSIFSCESQKTEREIEDEFVEKYAPKDLKTYGFTLPVDSKVAEVHQLFNDLEKNFFFYGDKNEFEKKAAKIMKLDPSYPSGFLFGGFYEQDPEKYKEKVTKAYELSKKSRLQSERDIIQAEYYLLVKEDYLKAQEYFQKVVDMYPDSAAAIWSLGMSYYYNSEFDKALECYKKSTELIPNLPKGYEFMSVIHYSKKEYKKALKYLEKAIQYGANPKNDFYYAEYVAMVYNRNKMYEKTIDYIETVRTYGKLYKNSEMLKKVSEIATKKLDSIKGT from the coding sequence ATGAGTATCCTTAAAAATGTAGTTTTAGCTACAATTACGGTTAGTATTTTCTCTTGTGAATCTCAAAAAACGGAACGAGAGATTGAAGATGAGTTTGTAGAAAAATATGCTCCGAAAGACCTGAAAACATATGGGTTCACATTACCCGTAGATTCAAAAGTAGCAGAAGTACACCAACTTTTTAACGACTTAGAAAAAAACTTCTTTTTCTATGGCGATAAAAATGAATTTGAAAAAAAAGCTGCCAAAATAATGAAGTTAGACCCTTCTTATCCTAGTGGTTTTTTATTTGGAGGTTTTTATGAGCAAGACCCCGAAAAATATAAAGAAAAAGTCACCAAAGCCTATGAGCTATCCAAAAAATCAAGATTACAATCAGAACGGGATATTATACAGGCAGAGTATTATCTATTGGTTAAGGAAGACTACCTTAAAGCGCAAGAATACTTTCAAAAAGTAGTAGATATGTACCCAGATAGTGCTGCGGCCATCTGGTCTTTAGGAATGTCATATTACTATAATAGCGAATTTGACAAGGCCTTAGAATGCTATAAAAAGAGTACAGAACTAATCCCTAATTTACCTAAAGGATATGAGTTTATGTCTGTAATACATTACTCTAAGAAAGAGTATAAAAAAGCACTAAAGTATCTCGAAAAAGCAATACAATATGGTGCCAATCCTAAAAATGATTTTTACTATGCTGAATATGTAGCAATGGTTTATAACAGAAATAAAATGTATGAGAAAACTATAGATTATATTGAAACTGTGCGTACCTACGGCAAGTTATACAAGAACAGTGAGATGTTAAAAAAAGTATCCGAAATTGCTACAAAAAAATTAGATTCTATCAAAGGGACGTAA
- a CDS encoding LytTR family DNA-binding domain-containing protein → MIQCLVLEDEQSAQEILKAYIDKTPFLNCVGIYESGLDVPHDQLQLTDVLFLDIQLPELNGLSFLKTLNNAPLVIVTSAYPSYAIAAFEEAVTDYLVKPFSYERFYKSLTRAQTLLNNRKHEGKNQVLLYADKTIYKTTIEDILFLKAEVDYVNVVATGREVLVLDSLQNWSEKLSQFNFVRTHRSYIVNLDQVEKVSGNQIFIKEKVLPIGRTYKQDFLKALKRTGLF, encoded by the coding sequence ATGATACAATGTTTAGTTTTAGAAGATGAGCAATCCGCCCAAGAAATACTGAAGGCTTATATTGATAAAACTCCTTTTTTAAATTGTGTGGGAATCTATGAAAGCGGATTAGATGTTCCGCATGACCAACTCCAGCTTACGGATGTATTGTTTCTGGATATTCAATTACCAGAACTAAACGGATTATCTTTTCTAAAAACCCTCAACAATGCTCCTTTGGTGATTGTTACTTCCGCCTACCCAAGCTATGCAATTGCAGCCTTTGAAGAAGCCGTAACTGATTATTTGGTAAAACCCTTTTCTTACGAACGTTTTTATAAATCACTCACTCGCGCGCAAACCCTTTTGAATAATAGAAAACATGAAGGGAAAAATCAAGTTTTATTATATGCGGATAAAACGATATATAAGACAACTATTGAAGATATCCTTTTTCTAAAAGCAGAGGTCGATTATGTAAATGTAGTCGCTACCGGAAGAGAAGTACTTGTTCTGGATAGTCTTCAAAATTGGTCTGAAAAATTAAGCCAATTTAATTTCGTGAGAACTCACCGTTCTTACATTGTCAACTTAGACCAGGTAGAAAAGGTATCGGGTAATCAAATTTTCATAAAGGAGAAGGTACTTCCTATCGGTAGGACCTACAAACAAGATTTTTTAAAAGCACTCAAGAGAACAGGACTTTTTTAA
- a CDS encoding Crp/Fnr family transcriptional regulator: MQEVRKYLNMVSPISKNSWDQIKEIFIERTYYKGEFFAKTGRVESKLGILLDGVFRAYISKDDGSQYTKTFFTPIHFKTPISFVGALSSMTTSTINQVNIEALTKVKLLEGKYEDWLDLINKNREISEWSRKLTELFFRGKEQNEFEYFTLQADNRYKLFKERYPELENLVNQYHIAQFIGITPTQLSRIRKKILLDK, translated from the coding sequence ATGCAAGAAGTAAGAAAATACCTAAATATGGTATCTCCCATATCCAAAAATTCATGGGATCAGATCAAAGAGATATTTATAGAAAGAACATATTACAAAGGAGAGTTTTTTGCAAAAACAGGGCGTGTAGAAAGTAAATTAGGAATTCTTCTGGATGGTGTTTTTAGGGCCTATATATCTAAAGATGATGGCTCTCAATATACCAAGACTTTTTTCACTCCAATCCATTTTAAAACTCCTATATCTTTTGTGGGAGCACTCTCATCTATGACCACTAGTACTATAAATCAGGTAAACATAGAAGCATTGACCAAAGTAAAGTTGTTAGAAGGTAAATATGAAGATTGGTTAGATTTAATAAATAAAAATAGAGAAATTTCTGAATGGAGTCGAAAGCTTACAGAACTTTTCTTCAGAGGGAAAGAACAAAATGAATTTGAATATTTCACCCTTCAGGCAGATAATAGGTATAAATTATTTAAGGAAAGATATCCAGAATTAGAAAATTTAGTCAATCAATATCATATAGCACAATTCATTGGTATCACTCCCACCCAATTAAGTAGAATCAGGAAAAAAATTCTTCTGGATAAATGA
- a CDS encoding TonB-dependent receptor domain-containing protein yields the protein MRLKLLLFFICSGILFVNAQKTQTYKGSVIDSTTKEAIPFATVAIYQNNILVDGTTTNEFGMFKINLQEVITHFEISFIGYKSKTIKRSEITDIGQVTFMLTPSVSKLEEVVVQVEQTTTKLKIDRKIINLGADLQQAGATTLEAFDQITEIQTDLGTRSLSLRGSGNVRLLINGKPSSMNPTELLEQLPASSVQRVEIITSPSAKNQADGLSGIINVVLKKNSTKGLNTNLNTGIGTKRYSYGIDGNFNFSWINFRWNLSQSGRGMDSKQHISQLYENGNTRDFFTPHDFYGLSRKLDTGLDFFINEKNELSIGLDYTKDFHRFFNTTFYSNVTNRDDFKYTRNSSHEHETTNFNLNYRVKFDKENHFLELDYQFSKNDNLLPAIDFEEEIFLFNEERRNDNILNAVALDYSLPITDNILFEAGGSWNERNLKSSLFLNPAQEEESLQIFKYDESLFGIYGLTNISLGKLTWQLGLRYENLTSNSINLSNNQTTDLKFSNVFPSLHVSYAIDDANKLNLGYSRRVSRPNFRNINPFQARNQYFEWVANPGLRPEFSNNLETNYQYKGNKLGLSGALFYRYRTDVIELLQDVDEEGVLRNVFDNIGEKHSYGIEANISYKLSDFWNSQLSTNYYHTAIDQDIFLTWDELYSANLIFKNTFKINKILSADISYRQNFKTQNTFDFIDPRNRVDVAVRIKLLENRLAMNLRVVDLLDNNLFYRTTITQNVTQNELWRFQSQTFGFLLSTSYKLFQNKGKTRNRKNRNYQYGGTTD from the coding sequence ATGCGATTAAAGCTTCTCTTGTTTTTCATATGCTCTGGTATTTTATTTGTTAATGCTCAAAAAACGCAGACCTATAAAGGTTCTGTTATAGATAGTACCACAAAAGAAGCGATTCCCTTTGCTACGGTCGCAATATATCAAAATAATATTTTGGTAGATGGAACTACAACAAATGAATTTGGAATGTTTAAAATCAACCTTCAAGAAGTGATTACTCATTTCGAAATTAGTTTTATTGGTTATAAAAGTAAAACTATAAAACGATCAGAAATTACAGATATAGGACAGGTTACTTTTATGCTTACCCCATCAGTTTCTAAATTGGAGGAGGTTGTTGTTCAAGTTGAACAAACCACAACAAAATTAAAAATCGATAGAAAAATCATTAATCTTGGTGCCGACTTACAACAAGCGGGAGCAACCACACTCGAAGCTTTTGACCAAATTACCGAAATACAAACCGATTTAGGCACCAGAAGTTTATCCCTTAGAGGAAGTGGTAATGTTCGCCTTCTTATCAATGGTAAACCATCCAGCATGAACCCTACAGAACTACTAGAACAGTTGCCCGCATCATCTGTACAAAGGGTGGAAATTATTACATCACCTTCGGCCAAAAATCAAGCAGACGGACTTTCGGGCATCATCAATGTAGTTCTTAAAAAGAACAGCACAAAAGGATTGAATACCAACTTAAACACTGGAATTGGTACGAAGCGCTACAGTTATGGCATAGATGGCAACTTTAATTTTTCTTGGATAAACTTTAGATGGAATCTCTCACAGTCTGGTAGAGGCATGGACAGTAAACAGCATATTTCTCAATTATATGAAAATGGTAATACCAGAGATTTCTTTACGCCTCATGACTTTTACGGTTTATCAAGAAAATTAGATACTGGATTGGATTTTTTTATCAACGAGAAAAATGAACTCTCTATTGGCTTGGATTATACCAAGGACTTTCATAGATTTTTTAATACTACGTTTTATAGTAATGTAACCAATAGAGACGATTTTAAATATACCCGTAACTCTTCGCACGAACACGAAACAACCAATTTTAACTTAAATTACAGGGTAAAGTTTGATAAAGAGAATCATTTTTTAGAGTTAGATTATCAATTCTCCAAGAATGATAACCTTTTGCCCGCAATTGATTTTGAAGAAGAAATTTTCCTTTTTAATGAAGAGCGTAGAAATGACAATATTCTAAATGCGGTAGCGCTAGATTATTCTTTACCCATAACGGATAATATACTTTTTGAGGCAGGAGGATCTTGGAATGAGAGAAATTTGAAAAGTTCACTGTTTTTAAATCCAGCCCAAGAAGAGGAAAGCTTGCAAATTTTTAAGTATGATGAATCTTTGTTTGGCATTTATGGGCTAACAAATATTAGTCTGGGAAAGCTAACCTGGCAATTGGGGTTAAGGTATGAAAACTTAACATCTAATTCGATTAACCTTTCAAATAACCAAACCACAGATTTAAAATTTTCGAACGTGTTCCCCTCCCTTCATGTATCCTATGCTATTGATGATGCAAATAAATTAAATTTAGGATATAGTCGAAGGGTATCACGTCCTAATTTCAGGAATATCAACCCTTTTCAGGCGAGGAATCAATATTTTGAATGGGTGGCGAACCCAGGCCTTCGTCCAGAATTCAGTAATAATCTAGAAACCAATTATCAATACAAGGGGAATAAATTAGGTCTTTCTGGAGCCCTATTTTATAGATACAGAACCGACGTGATAGAGCTTTTACAGGATGTTGATGAAGAAGGTGTACTCCGAAACGTTTTTGATAACATAGGCGAAAAACATTCATATGGAATAGAGGCAAATATAAGCTACAAACTATCAGATTTCTGGAACAGTCAACTCTCTACCAATTATTATCACACCGCAATAGACCAAGACATTTTTTTGACTTGGGATGAGTTGTATTCGGCTAATTTAATTTTCAAAAATACGTTCAAGATAAATAAAATCTTAAGTGCAGATATTTCATACAGACAGAATTTCAAAACACAAAATACCTTTGATTTTATTGACCCTAGAAATCGTGTAGACGTTGCGGTTCGTATCAAACTTTTAGAGAACAGGCTGGCTATGAATTTACGTGTAGTAGATCTATTGGATAATAATTTATTCTACAGAACGACAATTACTCAAAACGTCACTCAAAATGAATTATGGCGGTTTCAATCACAAACCTTTGGTTTTCTTTTAAGCACGAGTTACAAGTTATTTCAAAATAAAGGAAAAACTAGAAATAGAAAAAACAGAAACTATCAATACGGGGGTACAACAGACTAA
- a CDS encoding Fic family protein codes for MNELKNILDEYNKLIEGDTFDYQRFNQYAIVHHSNAIEGSTLTKEETFLLLDEQLTPNTKPLEYTLMALDHLEALKYVFELSFNHKPLSIEILQNLSALVMKNTGSEISSIAGDFNSSKGDFRKLTVRAGTRTFMDYQKVPRHVESLINQVNSEITKTKTIEDVFNLSFDAHYQLVTIHPFADGNGRVSRLLMNYIQGYHQMPLSVVFQEDKNEYYKALEETRINEDISIFRGFMLDQTKKHLLQEIETLSDSPKSSQKGNKGISFLF; via the coding sequence ATGAATGAGTTGAAAAATATACTTGATGAATATAATAAGTTGATTGAAGGGGATACTTTCGATTATCAACGATTTAATCAGTATGCAATAGTTCATCATTCTAATGCAATTGAAGGCTCTACTTTAACTAAGGAAGAAACGTTTTTATTACTAGACGAGCAACTAACACCAAATACCAAGCCTTTAGAGTATACATTAATGGCTTTAGATCACTTGGAAGCCCTTAAATATGTTTTTGAATTATCCTTTAATCATAAACCTTTATCAATAGAGATATTACAGAATTTATCAGCTTTGGTAATGAAAAATACTGGCTCTGAAATATCTTCAATTGCTGGTGATTTTAATTCTTCAAAAGGTGATTTCAGAAAGTTAACCGTAAGGGCTGGAACTCGAACTTTTATGGATTATCAAAAAGTTCCTAGGCATGTTGAATCTTTGATAAATCAAGTTAATTCAGAGATAACTAAAACTAAAACTATTGAAGATGTTTTTAATTTATCTTTTGATGCGCATTATCAATTAGTGACTATTCACCCCTTTGCTGATGGGAATGGAAGGGTTTCAAGACTATTAATGAATTATATACAAGGCTATCATCAAATGCCTTTATCTGTAGTTTTTCAAGAGGATAAAAATGAATATTATAAAGCACTAGAAGAGACTAGGATAAATGAAGATATTTCTATATTCAGAGGTTTTATGTTGGATCAAACTAAAAAACACCTTTTACAAGAGATAGAAACTTTAAGTGACTCGCCTAAATCAAGTCAGAAAGGAAATAAAGGAATATCATTTCTTTTTTAA
- a CDS encoding family 16 glycoside hydrolase, protein MKTKLLIAGIAVLSTIAFRCGQTNINQEKITPKELATWQTFDKGKSAVQGDELIVEETEGSDGYFMISPKKYPSDFKLNYKVKAMSESTVLITLFSVLQNNGTEGFQLPAETATPQEVWNWRSEMTHYNLTINNRSHGITPFFFKNIPPSSRGFNERLQENIMEVGQWYDIEIGKQKNRLWFKLNGQKFFDVEDADPYKKGRLIFRISGTTGEKTIFAKAAFKDIVISYE, encoded by the coding sequence ATGAAAACTAAATTACTAATAGCAGGAATTGCCGTTTTGAGTACCATAGCTTTTCGCTGTGGTCAAACCAATATCAATCAAGAAAAGATAACACCTAAAGAACTGGCTACATGGCAAACTTTTGACAAGGGAAAGAGCGCCGTTCAGGGTGATGAACTTATTGTAGAAGAAACTGAAGGCTCGGATGGGTATTTTATGATAAGCCCGAAAAAATATCCTTCCGATTTTAAACTAAACTACAAAGTCAAAGCGATGTCAGAATCTACCGTATTAATTACTCTGTTTTCCGTTTTGCAAAATAATGGCACAGAAGGTTTTCAATTGCCTGCTGAAACGGCAACACCACAAGAGGTTTGGAATTGGAGGAGTGAAATGACACATTACAACTTGACCATCAATAACCGTTCACATGGCATTACACCTTTCTTTTTCAAGAACATCCCCCCTAGTTCTAGAGGTTTTAATGAAAGGTTACAAGAAAATATCATGGAAGTGGGGCAATGGTATGATATAGAAATTGGTAAACAAAAAAATCGATTATGGTTTAAACTAAATGGGCAAAAATTCTTTGATGTAGAAGATGCTGATCCATACAAAAAAGGGAGGCTCATCTTCAGAATTAGTGGTACCACAGGCGAAAAGACCATTTTTGCCAAAGCTGCCTTTAAAGACATTGTGATTTCATACGAATAG